Within Desulfobacter sp., the genomic segment CGCCGATATGGCTAAGGCGCTTTGGCCACCCATTTCCGGATGGCGGAAAACACCCGCTCCCGCTTAATGGGCTTGGAAAGGAAATCATTCATGCCCACGATCCGGCATTCCTCTTTGAAATCGTCCAGGACATTTGCAGAAAGGGCCAGCACCGGAACCGGTGAAAGGCCTTTTTGTTTTTCATGGGCGCGGAGCCTTCGGGTGGTCTCGAATCCGTCCATCACCGGCATATTGATATCCATCAGGATTAGATCGTATTTCCCTGGAGAACCGCGATAGGCATCCAGGGCCTCTTTGCCGTTGTCCGCCACATCCACCCGGTATCCGGCCTTGCTCATCATCAGCCGGGTCATCTGCTGGTTCACCGGATTATCTTCCACCAGGAGAATACGGGCACCGGTTTTTATATCCTCGGAAATGGAATGGGCGGTGACCAGCCTGCCCGTCTCAGGGTCCCCGTCCTGCCTGCCGGCGGTGCCCATCAGGCGGGCGGCCATGTCCAAAAGCAGATGCCTCCGGACGGGCTTGGGGATAAATCCCTTGAATCCACAATTCTCGCATATCCGTGCGATGCCCGGATAAGGGGCTGCACAGGCCATCCATGGAAAGGGGGAATCTCCGGGCGACCGGCCGCCCATACAGGCGGCAATATTTTCTGTTCCGGTTTTAAGGGACTTGCCGAAATCCATGATACCCAGATCATAATCCCCCTGAGCATCCGCCCCGGCATCACGGACATGGACCCCCACCCCTGCCGATTCAAGGGCATGGGCAAGAATCCCGGCGGAATCGCTGCCGGCTGAAACCAAAAGAATCTGCTTTCCCTCAAGGCCTGCCGGCTTTACCATCGGGCCATGGGTGGCCTCACTGTATTCCAGGCAGGTATTAAAATAAAAGACAGAGCCCTTGCCCAGAACAGATTCCACCCGGATGTCTCCGCCCATCTTCCGGGCAATATTCCTTGAAATGGCCAGTCCAAGGCCGGTGCCGCTGTGACGGCGCACCACATCTGCTTCGGACTGGACAAATGGCTTGAATATGGCGTCAAGGTGCTCAGGGGCAATGCCGGTCCCGGTATCGGTTACCGCCACCCTGAGCATGGTATGCCTGTCCCCGGCCGGAGTGGCATCCAATTCCAGTGAAATACTGCCTTTGGCGGTAAACTTTACGGCATTGCCCAAAAGATTCAATAGAATCTGCCGGAACCTGTGGGGGTCGCCGATGACTTTTGCCGGCACATCCTCGGAAATCCTGCAGACCAGCTCCACACTGGATTCGTCCACCTGGGTACGGATCACGTCGATGATGTCAAAACAGAGCACCTCCGGATCAAAGGGCAGATACTCCAGATGCAGTTTGCCGGATTCCACCTTTGAAAAATCAAGGATATCGTCGACCACCGCCAGAAGGGTGTCGCAGGAAAATTTTGCGCTTTCCAGAAAGGATCTCTGCTCCTCATCCAGGGCCGTATCCATGAGCATATCCGTGTACCCCACAATCCCGTTGAGGGGGGTGCGGATCTCGTGGCTCATGGCGGCCAGAAAATAGGTCTTGGCCCTTGAGGCCTCTTCTGCCTCCCGGGCCAGGCGCCCGGACTCCTCCATGGCGTTTCGGAGCTGCTCGTTGGTATTCTTCAGGTCAATGAGATGGCGTTTTTCCCTGGAGATCCGCTGGATCCTGGCCAGGGCGGCATTGATCTTAAAGGGCTTGGTCATGTAGTCCGAAGCGCCGGCATCCATGATATCCACGTAGGAATACTGGGCCGCATGTCCGGTCATAATGATGAAATCAATATCCGGATACCTGGCCTTCACCAGCTTAAGCAGATCAATACCGTCCATGCCGGGCATTGAAATATCGGAGATGACCAGATCGACCCCGGGAGAATCTTCCGAACGGATCATCTCCCAGGCGGTTTCGGCATCTTTGGCGTCCAGGCAGAAGAACCCGGACCGGG encodes:
- a CDS encoding response regulator; protein product: MTKPTDIPAATTGGIPPEDQDSRPAPANDWAKGPGDAAAESSIRNILVVDDEASLRMLLTKALARSGFFCLDAKDAETAWEMIRSEDSPGVDLVISDISMPGMDGIDLLKLVKARYPDIDFIIMTGHAAQYSYVDIMDAGASDYMTKPFKINAALARIQRISREKRHLIDLKNTNEQLRNAMEESGRLAREAEEASRAKTYFLAAMSHEIRTPLNGIVGYTDMLMDTALDEEQRSFLESAKFSCDTLLAVVDDILDFSKVESGKLHLEYLPFDPEVLCFDIIDVIRTQVDESSVELVCRISEDVPAKVIGDPHRFRQILLNLLGNAVKFTAKGSISLELDATPAGDRHTMLRVAVTDTGTGIAPEHLDAIFKPFVQSEADVVRRHSGTGLGLAISRNIARKMGGDIRVESVLGKGSVFYFNTCLEYSEATHGPMVKPAGLEGKQILLVSAGSDSAGILAHALESAGVGVHVRDAGADAQGDYDLGIMDFGKSLKTGTENIAACMGGRSPGDSPFPWMACAAPYPGIARICENCGFKGFIPKPVRRHLLLDMAARLMGTAGRQDGDPETGRLVTAHSISEDIKTGARILLVEDNPVNQQMTRLMMSKAGYRVDVADNGKEALDAYRGSPGKYDLILMDINMPVMDGFETTRRLRAHEKQKGLSPVPVLALSANVLDDFKEECRIVGMNDFLSKPIKRERVFSAIRKWVAKAP